A region from the Tahibacter amnicola genome encodes:
- a CDS encoding EAL domain-containing protein: protein MWRWIAVQIAPAAIPGTAMAAAGDVLPDSGSPWSVVLACALATVVGVGTYAVISFRGKARMQRRIAESLRAQNDILHNLAEGAPRVDVLTAVDALLHQYLPRAHISVRYDLPSGPVQWPIPANEYVQLLHATLAAVDLKVDQENALSLYDEGGGLRLGAELRARLITAGYGTLWVEPLLDTNRQRRGEVVLALPQRMALAAGDRVVARAAAAAVGLVLQRDATREGLEQGRELYQSLVDNQPDAVLRLDEHGRIDASNEAAHILFGRSAEELAGMLLADLMEPAVAFILPMRIAAALKGRAQAIDATAPRAGSRPRELELTLIPLREGSNASGLFAVARDLTRFRASERALRRTYELSLLLRDQLIELNQIAIAAAALVHVDQLVDYLAVSMRRLARVRIVRIALDPRADGRGRSEPYVHTVGDGEIQADLLPDSLRQSARQCTEPTRRSMVEFAAALGESDTGEGAPRTWLGLALVDDSGSVVGTLEWFDKHDDEFSDDDEVLATQFARLTTANLQRTRLVGYLRDAENSVAHQLAFVRAMASSVGEGLYAIDQQGRLNFINQAAERMLSLDPGSLREVDAERHFLPPGATDVGPGMRALREGSSITAEHVEFIDRQERRFPVDLVAAPLNLGGEVVGAVVVFRDISDRLRAEEERLERDRFFELSVELFIIIDATGQLLQANAAVIRQFVRPGTALTAMNWREVVHPDDVSSTDAVMAQLLATGRLEGFVNRWVDVDGRVHWLEWAGSLSPDRRIFAVARDISERRRYESELARYATHDSVTGLPRIEQVEAYLVSTLASAAQRGGRVSVFYIDLDRFHAINDSRGHGVGDDVLRTIAERLSKAAGEQGRVTRIAGDEFVIVRVDEGEGPDQHGLGEIFRAAVEVPIAVGDTHIFLTCSVGVSCFPENGTTPRDLIRQSEAAMTRAKDEGRNVVAAFSNDEQQALRDRLDLGTRLRGAIDNRELTLHFQPQISAHNWQVTGVEALVRWNSPELGMLLPGRFIPVAEELGVIVELGQWVLQSACRMAKEWLDSGLADFVVAVNVSSLQLQRPEFLEHVQYALEVSRLPPRYLELELTESMVMAHVDRVIGSMRSLKALGVSLSLDDFGSGYSSLNYLRRFPIDKLKIDHSFVHDIVTDPGSAGICRAVIALGHQLGMMVSAEGVETIGQASFLRRNECDQFQGNYFSQPLPAQQAFEVLRRRYLRQEELGGTIEPQRVPDTLLLLDDEENVIRALVRLLRRDGYHILTATSAKQAYDLLASQPVHVIVSDQRMPDISGTDFLGRVKDLYPDTVRLILSGYSDFASLTEALNKGAVYRFVAKPWDDEELRRTIREAFRISESRREPSAGAA, encoded by the coding sequence ATGTGGCGCTGGATCGCGGTGCAGATCGCGCCGGCCGCGATTCCTGGCACCGCAATGGCCGCCGCCGGCGATGTGCTGCCCGACTCCGGTAGTCCCTGGTCGGTCGTATTGGCCTGCGCCCTCGCGACGGTCGTCGGGGTGGGCACGTATGCGGTGATCTCATTCCGTGGCAAGGCGCGCATGCAGCGCCGTATCGCCGAAAGCCTGCGCGCCCAGAACGACATCCTGCACAACCTCGCCGAAGGCGCGCCGCGCGTCGACGTGCTCACCGCCGTTGATGCACTGCTGCACCAGTATCTGCCCCGGGCGCATATATCGGTGCGCTACGACCTGCCTTCCGGTCCGGTGCAGTGGCCGATACCCGCCAACGAGTACGTCCAGCTGCTGCATGCCACGCTGGCCGCGGTGGATCTGAAGGTCGACCAGGAAAACGCCCTCTCGCTCTACGATGAAGGTGGCGGCCTCCGGTTGGGGGCCGAATTGCGCGCCCGGCTGATCACCGCCGGCTACGGAACCCTGTGGGTCGAGCCCCTGCTGGATACGAACCGGCAGCGGCGCGGCGAGGTGGTGCTCGCATTGCCGCAGCGCATGGCGCTGGCTGCCGGCGACCGTGTGGTGGCCCGTGCCGCTGCGGCGGCTGTCGGGCTGGTGCTGCAGCGTGACGCGACGCGCGAAGGTCTGGAGCAGGGCCGCGAGCTGTACCAGTCGCTGGTGGACAACCAGCCGGACGCGGTTCTCCGCCTGGACGAGCACGGCCGGATCGACGCCTCTAACGAAGCGGCGCATATCCTGTTCGGCCGCAGCGCGGAAGAGCTGGCCGGCATGCTGCTGGCGGACCTGATGGAACCCGCCGTGGCTTTTATCCTGCCGATGCGGATTGCTGCGGCCCTCAAGGGGCGCGCCCAGGCGATCGACGCCACGGCGCCGCGTGCGGGATCGCGCCCGCGCGAGCTGGAATTGACCCTGATCCCCCTGCGGGAGGGGTCCAACGCGAGCGGCCTGTTCGCCGTGGCACGCGACCTCACCCGCTTCCGCGCCTCGGAGCGCGCCCTGCGCCGAACCTATGAGCTGTCGCTGTTGCTGCGCGACCAGCTGATCGAGCTCAACCAGATCGCTATTGCTGCCGCGGCCCTGGTGCACGTGGATCAACTGGTCGACTACCTGGCGGTCTCGATGCGCCGTCTGGCGCGCGTGCGCATCGTGCGCATAGCCCTGGATCCGCGGGCGGACGGCCGCGGGCGCAGCGAGCCTTATGTGCACACGGTGGGTGATGGCGAGATCCAGGCCGACCTGCTTCCGGATTCCCTGCGCCAGTCGGCACGCCAGTGCACCGAGCCGACCCGCCGGTCTATGGTCGAGTTCGCTGCCGCATTGGGGGAGTCCGACACCGGCGAGGGAGCGCCGCGCACCTGGCTGGGCCTGGCCCTGGTCGACGACTCGGGCAGCGTGGTCGGTACCCTGGAATGGTTCGACAAGCACGATGATGAATTCAGTGACGACGATGAAGTCCTGGCCACGCAGTTCGCGCGACTGACCACGGCCAACCTGCAGCGGACACGACTGGTCGGCTACCTGCGTGACGCCGAGAACAGCGTTGCGCACCAGCTGGCCTTCGTGCGCGCCATGGCATCGAGCGTGGGCGAGGGGTTGTATGCCATCGACCAGCAGGGGCGGCTGAATTTCATCAACCAGGCCGCCGAGCGCATGCTGTCCCTGGACCCGGGATCCCTGCGCGAGGTGGATGCCGAGCGCCATTTCCTGCCGCCCGGTGCGACGGATGTCGGCCCGGGCATGCGTGCCCTGCGGGAGGGCAGCAGCATCACGGCCGAGCACGTGGAATTTATCGACCGGCAAGAGCGGCGCTTTCCCGTCGACCTTGTCGCTGCCCCGCTCAACCTGGGCGGGGAGGTCGTCGGCGCCGTGGTGGTGTTCCGCGATATCAGCGACCGGTTGCGCGCCGAAGAGGAACGGCTCGAACGCGATCGTTTCTTTGAGCTGTCTGTCGAGCTGTTCATCATTATCGATGCGACCGGGCAATTGCTCCAGGCGAATGCGGCCGTGATCCGCCAGTTCGTTCGCCCTGGAACAGCGCTGACCGCCATGAACTGGCGCGAAGTGGTTCATCCGGACGACGTCTCGTCCACTGACGCGGTAATGGCGCAGCTGCTCGCAACGGGGCGGCTGGAAGGCTTCGTCAATCGCTGGGTCGACGTGGACGGCCGCGTGCATTGGTTGGAGTGGGCTGGTTCCTTGTCGCCGGACCGGCGGATTTTCGCCGTCGCCCGCGATATCTCGGAGCGACGTCGCTACGAAAGCGAGCTGGCGCGCTACGCCACGCATGACAGCGTCACCGGATTGCCGCGCATCGAGCAGGTGGAGGCGTACCTGGTGTCGACCCTGGCGTCGGCGGCGCAGCGCGGTGGCCGCGTCAGCGTGTTCTACATCGACCTGGATCGCTTCCACGCGATCAACGATTCCCGCGGGCACGGCGTGGGCGACGACGTCCTGCGCACCATCGCCGAGCGGCTGAGCAAGGCAGCCGGCGAGCAGGGAAGGGTGACGCGCATCGCGGGCGACGAGTTTGTCATCGTGCGTGTCGACGAAGGCGAGGGGCCGGACCAGCACGGGCTCGGCGAAATCTTTCGCGCCGCCGTCGAAGTGCCCATTGCCGTGGGCGACACGCACATTTTCCTGACCTGCAGCGTCGGTGTGAGCTGTTTCCCGGAGAACGGCACGACCCCGCGCGACCTCATTCGCCAGTCCGAGGCAGCGATGACGCGCGCAAAGGACGAAGGCCGCAACGTCGTGGCGGCGTTCTCCAATGATGAGCAGCAGGCCCTGCGGGACCGGCTCGACCTCGGCACGCGCCTGCGCGGGGCGATCGACAATCGCGAGCTCACCTTGCATTTCCAGCCGCAGATCAGCGCCCACAACTGGCAGGTGACCGGCGTCGAGGCGTTGGTGCGGTGGAATAGTCCCGAGCTGGGCATGCTGCTGCCGGGCCGCTTCATTCCGGTGGCCGAAGAGCTCGGTGTCATCGTCGAGCTCGGGCAATGGGTGCTGCAATCGGCCTGCCGCATGGCCAAGGAGTGGCTGGATAGCGGACTGGCGGATTTCGTCGTTGCGGTGAATGTGTCGTCACTGCAGTTGCAACGCCCGGAATTTCTCGAGCACGTGCAGTACGCGCTGGAGGTTTCGCGGCTGCCGCCGCGCTATCTGGAGCTGGAGCTCACCGAAAGCATGGTCATGGCGCATGTGGACCGGGTCATCGGCTCGATGCGTTCGCTCAAGGCGCTGGGCGTCAGCCTGTCACTGGACGATTTCGGTTCCGGCTACTCCAGCCTCAACTACTTGCGCCGGTTTCCGATCGACAAACTCAAGATCGACCATTCCTTCGTGCACGATATCGTGACAGACCCGGGCTCAGCCGGTATCTGCCGCGCGGTGATCGCCCTGGGCCACCAGCTCGGCATGATGGTCAGTGCCGAAGGCGTGGAAACCATCGGCCAGGCATCGTTCCTGCGCCGGAATGAGTGCGACCAGTTCCAGGGCAACTATTTCAGCCAGCCCTTGCCCGCGCAGCAGGCCTTCGAGGTATTGCGCCGGCGCTACCTGCGCCAGGAGGAACTTGGCGGCACGATCGAGCCGCAACGCGTTCCTGACACGCTGTTGCTGCTGGACGACGAGGAGAACGTCATTCGTGCGCTGGTGCGGCTGCTGCGGCGCGACGGCTACCACATCCTGACGGCGACATCGGCCAAGCAGGCCTACGACCTTCTCGCCAGCCAGCCTGTTCACGTGATCGTTTCTGACCAGCGCATGCCCGATATCAGCGGCACCGATTTCCTGGGACGAGTGAAAGATCTCTACCCGGATACCGTGCGCCTGATCCTGAGCGGCTACAGCGATTTCGCATCGCTGACCGAGGCGCTGAACAAGGGAGCGGTCTATCGGTTCGTCGCCAAGCCCTGGGACGATGAAGAACTGCGCCGCACCATCCGCGAGGCGTTCCGGATCAGCGAGTCGCGTCGCGAACCCAGTGCGGGAGCGGCGTAG
- a CDS encoding ATP-binding protein translates to MEDDSVLHANPAALRLAQSTAGGVDPRERVAQLARAVLASQQNASGGADTRTVAIPLGHNGGRCALVMLEPAGTHATTDTDGQGLSLELALARLHTVQEQLVQSEKMASLGQLAAGIAHEINNPIGYVHSNLGTLQEYLNNLFGLIECYDAALVSSAGVAPERRAEVLERKRNIDFEFLVQDLPQLLAESREGIDRVRRIVQDLRDFSHADRMETWSLFDLHRGLDSTIGIVWNEIKYKAEVRKEYGNLPLVECLPSQINQVFVNILVNAAQAIEERGEIRVRTSSNNGTVSVEITDTGGGIPPDVQKRIFDPFFTTKPVGKGTGLGLSISYGIVRKHHGEITVDSRLGEGTTFRITLPQRQTPTV, encoded by the coding sequence ATGGAGGACGACAGCGTCCTCCATGCCAATCCGGCGGCGCTACGCCTGGCGCAATCCACAGCCGGCGGGGTTGATCCCCGCGAGCGCGTGGCACAGCTGGCCCGGGCCGTACTGGCGTCACAGCAGAATGCATCCGGTGGCGCGGACACTCGCACGGTTGCCATTCCGCTGGGACACAACGGCGGCCGCTGCGCCCTGGTCATGCTTGAGCCGGCCGGCACGCATGCCACCACGGACACCGACGGCCAGGGACTGAGTCTGGAGCTGGCCCTGGCGCGCCTGCACACGGTGCAGGAGCAACTGGTGCAGTCGGAGAAAATGGCCTCGCTCGGCCAGCTGGCCGCGGGCATCGCGCACGAGATCAACAATCCCATCGGATACGTGCATTCCAATCTCGGCACGCTGCAGGAATACCTCAACAACCTGTTCGGGCTCATCGAATGCTACGACGCCGCGCTCGTCTCCAGCGCCGGCGTGGCGCCGGAACGGCGCGCCGAGGTGCTCGAGCGCAAGCGCAACATTGATTTCGAATTCCTGGTGCAGGATCTGCCGCAGCTCCTGGCCGAATCGCGCGAAGGCATCGACCGGGTGCGGCGCATCGTGCAGGACCTGCGCGACTTCTCCCACGCCGACCGCATGGAAACCTGGTCACTGTTCGACCTGCATCGCGGCCTGGACAGCACCATCGGCATCGTCTGGAACGAGATCAAGTACAAGGCCGAGGTGCGCAAGGAATACGGCAACCTTCCGCTGGTGGAGTGCCTGCCCTCGCAGATCAACCAGGTCTTCGTCAACATCCTGGTGAACGCGGCGCAGGCCATCGAAGAGCGCGGCGAGATCCGGGTCAGGACCTCCAGCAACAACGGCACCGTCTCGGTGGAGATCACCGACACCGGCGGCGGCATTCCGCCGGATGTGCAAAAACGGATATTTGATCCTTTTTTCACCACCAAGCCGGTCGGCAAGGGCACCGGGCTGGGACTGTCGATTTCCTACGGCATCGTGCGCAAGCACCACGGCGAGATCACCGTCGACAGCCGCCTCGGCGAGGGCACGACGTTCCGCATCACGCTGCCGCAGCGCCAGACGCCAACTGTCTGA
- a CDS encoding response regulator, with protein MGRPLRILIVEDSESDAQLLLAELRQGGYEPEYDQVWTPEDMRQALKQRRWDLIISDWSMPRFTGLDAFSIAREWDPDIPFMIVSGTIGEEIAVEALHAGVQDFMTKGMFARLIPAIDREMREAQERRRRHAAELEVVHRRREIESSERLLRLVIDSVPDGVAVIDTSGRPLLWNQPADPLFASFDTAATDPEPPLSLFHPDTITPHSNAVDLLKRALHGEALDSYAVFVCGPAAPKGAHLSVNARPLRDADGTVRGAVGVFRDVTRERASHEQLMISDRMASIGMLAAGVGHEINNPLAAVLANLEMVKLAISDREKAGHLRDTGELHEMLDDAQVAINRVRSIVRDLKMFSRHEYTDTRAVEIHSVLESSIRMAWNEIRHRACLVKDFGPDARVMTSESRLGQVFLNLIVNAAQAIDEGDANANTIRIATRLQGDDRIVVEVADTGSGIAPDALRHLFTPFFTTKPVGVGTGLGLVICERIVDGLGGKIEVESELGQGTTIRVLLPLADATSSHAPQPIIVEPARRRGRVLMVDDEPLMGPAVRRILSREHDVTITTRASEALQRIHSGELYDVILCDLMMPEMSGMELHAAILQAAPEQASRMIFVTGGAFTPSARSFLDHVPNDRLEKPFDSDRLRAIVNHRIAG; from the coding sequence ATGGGCAGACCACTTCGCATCCTGATCGTCGAGGACTCCGAGTCCGACGCACAGCTGCTCCTGGCGGAACTGCGCCAGGGGGGCTATGAACCGGAATACGACCAGGTCTGGACGCCCGAGGACATGCGCCAGGCGCTCAAGCAGCGCCGGTGGGATCTGATCATCTCGGACTGGTCCATGCCGCGCTTCACAGGCCTTGACGCCTTCTCCATTGCGCGCGAGTGGGACCCGGACATTCCTTTCATGATCGTCTCGGGCACGATCGGCGAGGAAATCGCCGTCGAGGCGCTGCATGCCGGCGTCCAGGACTTCATGACCAAGGGCATGTTTGCGCGCCTGATCCCGGCGATCGACCGCGAGATGCGCGAGGCGCAGGAACGGCGCCGGCGCCACGCCGCCGAGCTCGAAGTGGTTCATCGGCGGCGCGAAATCGAATCCTCGGAGCGGCTGCTCCGCCTGGTCATCGACAGCGTTCCTGACGGGGTCGCGGTGATCGACACCTCGGGCAGGCCATTGCTGTGGAATCAACCGGCGGACCCACTGTTCGCCAGCTTCGATACGGCAGCGACAGACCCGGAGCCGCCCTTGTCCCTGTTTCACCCGGACACGATCACTCCACACTCCAACGCCGTCGACCTGCTCAAGCGTGCGCTGCACGGCGAAGCGCTCGATTCCTACGCTGTGTTCGTGTGCGGCCCGGCCGCGCCAAAAGGCGCGCACCTGTCGGTCAACGCACGGCCGCTGCGCGACGCCGACGGGACGGTCCGCGGTGCCGTCGGCGTGTTCCGCGACGTCACGCGCGAGCGCGCCTCGCATGAGCAGCTGATGATTTCCGATCGCATGGCATCGATCGGCATGCTCGCTGCCGGCGTGGGCCACGAGATCAATAATCCGCTGGCCGCGGTGCTGGCGAACCTGGAAATGGTCAAGCTGGCGATCAGCGACCGGGAAAAGGCGGGGCACCTGCGCGATACCGGCGAGCTGCACGAAATGCTTGATGACGCCCAGGTGGCGATCAACCGTGTTCGCAGCATCGTGCGCGACCTGAAGATGTTTTCGCGGCACGAGTACACCGATACGCGCGCGGTCGAGATCCACTCGGTGCTCGAATCGAGTATCCGCATGGCCTGGAATGAAATCCGCCACCGCGCCTGCCTGGTGAAGGATTTCGGGCCGGACGCGCGTGTCATGACCTCCGAATCGCGCCTGGGCCAGGTATTTCTCAACCTGATCGTCAATGCGGCGCAGGCGATCGATGAGGGCGATGCGAACGCCAACACCATCCGCATCGCCACCCGCCTGCAGGGCGATGACCGCATCGTCGTGGAAGTCGCCGACACCGGCAGCGGCATCGCACCCGATGCGCTGCGCCACCTGTTCACGCCCTTCTTCACGACCAAGCCGGTCGGCGTCGGCACGGGCCTTGGGCTGGTGATCTGCGAGCGCATCGTCGACGGCCTGGGCGGCAAGATCGAGGTAGAGAGCGAACTGGGCCAGGGCACCACGATCCGTGTGCTGCTGCCCCTGGCGGACGCGACCAGCAGCCACGCACCGCAACCCATCATCGTGGAGCCGGCCAGGCGCCGTGGACGGGTGCTGATGGTGGACGACGAGCCGCTCATGGGGCCGGCCGTCCGGCGCATCCTCAGCCGCGAACACGACGTCACGATCACCACGCGCGCCAGCGAGGCCCTGCAGCGGATCCATTCCGGAGAGCTCTACGACGTGATCCTGTGCGACCTGATGATGCCGGAGATGAGCGGCATGGAGCTGCACGCGGCGATCCTCCAGGCCGCGCCCGAGCAGGCGTCACGCATGATTTTCGTCACCGGCGGTGCGTTCACGCCGAGCGCCCGGTCGTTTCTGGACCACGTACCCAACGACCGGCTGGAGAAGCCCTTCGACAGCGACCGCCTGCGTGCCATCGTGAACCACAGGATCGCGGGCTAA
- a CDS encoding response regulator — translation MEAIEQIDILLVEDNPVDAELTMLGLKDGHVANRVIWVTDGQQALDYIFRRGPYSTRDDPGPRLMLLDLKMPRVDGIEVLQAIKSDETTRNIPVVVMTSSQEENDVAKSYALGANSYVVKPVDFTSLAEVAKQAGYYWLAINRVVSR, via the coding sequence ATGGAAGCCATTGAGCAGATCGACATCCTCCTCGTTGAAGACAACCCCGTCGACGCGGAATTGACGATGCTCGGGTTGAAGGACGGCCACGTGGCCAACCGCGTCATCTGGGTCACGGACGGCCAGCAGGCCCTCGACTACATTTTCCGCCGCGGCCCCTACAGCACCCGCGACGACCCTGGGCCCCGCCTGATGCTGCTGGACCTGAAAATGCCGCGCGTGGATGGCATCGAGGTGTTGCAGGCGATCAAGAGCGACGAGACGACGCGCAACATACCGGTGGTCGTGATGACCTCCTCGCAGGAAGAGAACGACGTGGCCAAGAGCTACGCGCTGGGCGCGAACAGCTACGTGGTCAAGCCGGTCGATTTCACATCGTTGGCCGAAGTGGCCAAGCAGGCCGGCTACTACTGGCTGGCCATCAACCGTGTCGTGTCCCGATGA
- a CDS encoding ATP-binding protein translates to MILASVRSVRRKLLLVVGTVTLAALVVTGAALLVYDARAYRQTWMADLETQADILGRASAPALTFDDPKAAQENLALLKARPQVLAAAVYSAKGTQFASYLQHGQPTHEFPRIPELDGARVKDGELIVFKRIIDHDEIVGTVYLRARYELWDRLASYTGILGMAMVASLIVAVLLSYWLSREVTRPLGAVSDAARRVMEQGDFSVRAEKSTQDEVGILVDAFNNMLAEIGRTSETLENSNRQLAHEIAERAEAEAALHASERRHRTLVAALTSLVWTANAQGQFAEPQPSWETYTGQSAGKAQGLGWQNAIEPEDREAFEAGWQQATDSSEPFQHEMRLWHQATQSFRYVNFRAVPVTNAQGDVREWIGTVSDIHDQRMAEEALRELNAELEKRVADRTAELQATNRELEGFSYSVSHDLRAPVRAVAGFSKLLWKDHANQLDDEGRRKLEIIQNEALRMGVLIDDLLLFARLGRQAIKPVELDMRNMAESMYERLQGQQPGNPPEFHIGPLPHAVGDRVLLEQVWANFLSNALKFSSHRDHPVIEVDAISDATEHIYFVRDNGAGFDPRYQNKLFGVFQRLHSTSEFPGNGVGLALVHRIITRHGGRVWADSKPDEGAKFYFSLPKENPNGSH, encoded by the coding sequence ATGATCCTGGCAAGCGTGCGGTCGGTGCGGCGGAAGCTGCTGCTGGTCGTCGGCACGGTGACACTTGCCGCGCTTGTCGTCACGGGCGCCGCCCTGCTGGTCTATGACGCCCGCGCCTATCGCCAGACCTGGATGGCCGATCTGGAAACCCAGGCGGACATTCTCGGCCGCGCCAGTGCACCTGCCCTGACGTTCGACGATCCCAAGGCGGCCCAGGAAAACCTCGCGCTGCTCAAGGCGCGCCCGCAGGTCCTTGCCGCGGCGGTGTACTCGGCCAAGGGCACGCAATTTGCCAGTTATCTGCAACACGGCCAGCCCACCCACGAATTTCCGCGCATTCCCGAGCTGGATGGTGCGCGCGTCAAGGACGGTGAGCTGATTGTCTTCAAGCGCATCATCGATCACGACGAAATCGTCGGCACGGTGTACCTGCGCGCCCGCTACGAACTGTGGGATCGCCTCGCCAGCTACACCGGCATCCTCGGCATGGCGATGGTGGCCAGCCTGATCGTTGCCGTGCTGCTGTCCTATTGGCTCAGCCGCGAGGTGACGCGTCCACTCGGCGCGGTGAGCGACGCCGCACGCCGCGTGATGGAACAGGGTGACTTCAGTGTCCGCGCCGAGAAGTCCACGCAGGATGAAGTCGGAATCCTCGTTGACGCCTTCAACAACATGCTCGCGGAGATCGGCCGCACCAGCGAAACGCTGGAAAACTCCAACCGCCAGCTGGCCCACGAAATCGCCGAACGCGCGGAGGCGGAAGCGGCATTGCACGCGAGCGAGCGACGTCATCGCACCCTCGTGGCCGCGCTCACCTCGCTGGTCTGGACGGCCAATGCGCAGGGTCAGTTCGCCGAACCGCAGCCGTCCTGGGAAACTTATACCGGCCAGTCTGCCGGCAAGGCACAGGGGTTGGGCTGGCAGAACGCCATCGAGCCCGAAGACCGCGAGGCGTTCGAGGCCGGCTGGCAACAGGCGACGGACTCGAGCGAGCCGTTCCAGCACGAAATGCGCCTGTGGCACCAGGCCACGCAGAGCTTTCGCTACGTCAATTTCCGCGCCGTTCCGGTCACCAATGCCCAGGGCGACGTGCGGGAGTGGATTGGCACCGTCAGCGATATTCACGACCAGCGGATGGCGGAGGAGGCGCTGCGGGAGCTGAATGCGGAGCTGGAAAAGCGCGTCGCCGACCGCACCGCCGAACTGCAGGCGACCAATCGCGAACTGGAAGGATTCAGCTATTCCGTATCGCACGACCTGCGTGCACCGGTCCGTGCCGTCGCCGGGTTCTCCAAGCTGCTGTGGAAAGATCACGCCAACCAGCTGGACGATGAAGGCCGTCGCAAACTGGAGATCATCCAGAACGAAGCCCTGCGCATGGGCGTGCTGATTGACGACCTGCTGCTGTTCGCGCGCCTGGGCCGCCAGGCGATCAAGCCGGTCGAGCTGGATATGCGGAACATGGCCGAATCGATGTACGAACGGCTGCAGGGCCAGCAACCGGGAAATCCGCCCGAGTTCCATATCGGCCCCCTGCCCCATGCCGTCGGCGATCGCGTCCTGCTCGAGCAGGTGTGGGCGAACTTCCTCTCCAACGCGCTGAAATTCTCCTCGCACCGGGACCATCCGGTGATCGAGGTCGACGCGATCAGCGACGCGACAGAGCATATCTACTTCGTGCGGGACAACGGCGCGGGATTCGACCCGCGCTACCAGAACAAGTTGTTCGGAGTGTTCCAACGGTTGCACAGCACCAGCGAATTCCCCGGTAACGGCGTGGGGCTTGCGCTGGTGCACCGGATCATCACCCGCCACGGCGGACGCGTGTGGGCAGACAGCAAGCCCGATGAAGGTGCAAAATTCTATTTTTCCTTACCGAAGGAAAATCCCAATGGAAGCCATTGA
- a CDS encoding YfiR family protein, giving the protein MKPSPVMKDSRREHWRRPWAAIVLLAVAMLMATATGAQESVAEQRVKAAFIYKFAGYVDWPSGAFTSPDAPIVFGVLGEETVARELEVLAEGRQVGTHPLQVRTLGPDDPLDGVHVFFIGNSVAGRLADILGATNGSPVLIVTESDRALNLGSVINFVMTDGRVRFEISTASADRRAIKLSSRLLAVAQNVRQGVN; this is encoded by the coding sequence GTGAAACCCAGCCCTGTGATGAAGGACTCGCGCCGGGAGCATTGGCGCAGACCGTGGGCCGCCATCGTGCTGCTGGCTGTCGCAATGCTCATGGCCACCGCGACGGGAGCGCAGGAATCCGTGGCGGAGCAGCGCGTCAAAGCCGCATTTATCTACAAATTCGCCGGCTACGTGGACTGGCCGTCCGGCGCCTTCACCTCGCCCGACGCACCGATCGTTTTCGGGGTGCTGGGCGAGGAGACGGTCGCCCGCGAGCTGGAAGTGCTGGCGGAGGGGCGCCAGGTCGGCACGCACCCGCTGCAGGTACGCACGCTGGGCCCGGATGACCCTCTGGACGGCGTACACGTTTTCTTCATCGGCAACAGCGTAGCTGGTCGATTGGCGGACATTCTGGGCGCCACGAATGGTTCGCCGGTGCTCATCGTGACCGAGTCGGATCGTGCGCTGAATCTTGGCAGCGTGATCAATTTCGTGATGACCGATGGGCGTGTGCGGTTCGAGATCTCAACCGCCAGTGCCGACCGGCGCGCCATCAAGCTCAGTTCGCGGTTGCTGGCCGTGGCACAGAACGTGAGGCAGGGGGTGAACTGA